In Bubalus kerabau isolate K-KA32 ecotype Philippines breed swamp buffalo chromosome 4, PCC_UOA_SB_1v2, whole genome shotgun sequence, one DNA window encodes the following:
- the LOC129651166 gene encoding LOW QUALITY PROTEIN: serine/threonine-protein phosphatase 2A 55 kDa regulatory subunit B beta isoform-like (The sequence of the model RefSeq protein was modified relative to this genomic sequence to represent the inferred CDS: inserted 1 base in 1 codon) has protein sequence MNYLDEITYGNKADIISTVEFNHTGELLATGDKGGRVVVFQREQESKNQVHRRGAYNAYSTFQSHEPEFDYLKSLEIEEKINKIRWLPQQNAAYSLLSTNDKTVKLWKVSERDKRPEGYNLKDEAAQLRDPATVTTLRVPVLRPMDLMVEATPRRVFANAHAYHINSISVNSDYETYMSADDLRINLWNFEITNQGFNIVDIKPANMEELTEVITAAEXHAHHCNAFVYSSSKGIIRLCDMRASALCDRHTKFFEEPEDPSNRSFFSEIISSISDVKFSHSGRYIMTRDYLTVKVWDLNMENRSIETYQVHDYLRSKLCSLYENDCIFDKFECVWNGSDSVIMTGSYNNFFRMFDRNTKRDVTLEASRENSKPRVILKPRQVCMGGKRRKDGISVDSLDFSKKILHTAWHPSENIAVAATNNLYIFQDKVN, from the exons ATGAATTATCTAGATGAAATCACCTATGGAAACAAAGCTGACATTATCTCTACGGTAGAATTCAACCACACGGGAGAATTACTAGCGACAGGGGACAAGGGGGGTCGGGTTGTAGTATTTCAACGAGAGCAGGAGAGTAAAAATCAGGTTCATCGTAGGGGTGCATACAATGCTTACAGCACATTCCAGAGCCATGAACCCGAGTTCGATTACCTGAAAAgtttagaaatagaagaaaaaatcaataaaataagatGGCTCCCTCAGCAGAATGCAGCCTACTCCCTTCTGTCTACTAATGATAAAACTGTGAAGCTGTGGAAAGTCAGCGAGCGTGATAAGAGGCCAGAAGGCTACAATCTGAAAGATGAGGCGGCCCAGCTGCGAGATCCTGCCACCGTCACCACCTTACGGGTGCCTGTCCTGAGACCCATGGACCTGATGGTGGAGGCCACCCCGCGAAGAGTATTTGCCAACGCGCACGCATATCATATCAACTCTATATCAGTCAACAGCGACTATGAAACCTACATGTCAGCTGATGACCTGAGAATTAACCTATGGAACTTTGAAATAACCAATCAGGGTTTTAATATCGTGGACATCAAGCCAGCCAACATGGAGGAGCTCACGGAGGTGATCACGGCGGCCG TCCACGCCCACCACTGCAACGCCTTCGTgtacagcagcagcaaagggataATCCGGCTGTGTGACATGCGGGCGTCGGCGCTGTGTGACCGGCACACCAAGTTTTTTGAAGAGCCAGAAGATCCAAGCAACAGGTCATTTTTCTCTGAAATTATCTCTTCAATTTCGGATGTGAAATTCAGCCACAGTGGGAGGTATATCATGACCAGAGACTATCTGACCGTCAAAGTCTGGGATCTCAACATGGAAAACCGCTCCATCGAGACTTACCAGGTTCACGACTACCTCCGCAGCAAGCTGTGCTCCCTCTACGAAAATGACTGCATTTTTGATAAATTTGAGTGTGTGTGGAATGGGTCAGACAGTGTCATCATGACAGGCTCCTACAACAACTTCTTCAGGATGTTTGACCGAAACACCAAACGCGATGTTACCCTTGAGGCCTCGAGGGAAAACAGCAAACCCCGAGTTATCCTAAAACCACGCCAAGTGTGCATGGGGGGCAAGCGGAGAAAAGATGGAATCAGTGTCGACAGTCTGGACTTTAGCAAAAAGATCTTGCATACAGCTTGGCATCCTTCAGAAAATATAGCAGTGGCGGCTACAAATAACCTATATATATTCCAGGACAAGGTTAACTAG